The following proteins come from a genomic window of Malus domestica chromosome 02, GDT2T_hap1:
- the LOC103406796 gene encoding probable LRR receptor-like serine/threonine-protein kinase At4g29180, whose protein sequence is MSSLLLQVELVMSIHHRNLASLTGYCDDTDNLALMYEYMPNGNLKEYLSDRSSHMTWEMKLRMALDIALGLHYLHKECNPHIVHRDVKTANILLSKNLDAKIVDFGMSMVFPNNNETHVALIVGTTGHLDPEYYNYERLNEKFDVYSFGVVLLEIITGQPAIIESDDLVHIVEWVNPEFQNGDLTTILDRRIRGEFDVNSVCKALETAMACTTSTSQPWVLCCAN, encoded by the exons ATGAGTTCCTTGTTGCTGCAGGTTGAGCTTGTGATGAGTATCCATCATAGAAACTTGGCCTCGCTTACTGGATACTGTGACGATACCGACAACTTGGCACTTATGTACGAGTACATGCCCAATGGAAACCTAAAAGAATATCTCTCAG ATAGAAGCTCACATATGACTTGGGAAATGAAACTTCGGATGGCTTTAGATATTGCGCTAG GGCTACACTACTTGCATAAAGAATGCAATCCACATATTGTGCATAGAGATGTAAAGACTGCCAATATTCTCTTGAGCAAAAACTTGGATGCAAAAATAGTAGATTTCGGTATGTCCATGGTTTTTCCCAATAACAACGAGACTCATGTGGCATTAATCGTGGGCACAACAGGGCATCTTGATCCTGA GTACTATAATTATGAAAGGTTGAATGAAAAATTTGATGTTTATAGTTTTGGGGTAGTTCTATTAGAGATAATTACTGGCCAACCTGCAATCATAGAAAGTGATGATCTTGTCCACATAGTGGAGTGGGTGAATCCTGAGTTCCAGAATGGGGATTTAACGACTATTTTGGATCGAAGGATTCGAGGAGAGTTCGATGTGAATTCGGTTTGTAAAGCATTAGAGACAGCAATGGCATGCACAACTTCCACCTCCCAACCATGGGTTTTGTGTTGTGCCAATTAA